A genomic region of Rheinheimera sp. MMS21-TC3 contains the following coding sequences:
- a CDS encoding ABC transporter permease: MISRQSLVVARWEFLRFFKWKQQLISYLLMLGIFAAVASWSYFTDESRQQYRIAVPADFAIENTEQFQFQRPSIDFSAQLEQMQADDSWHAILTKQEDKVSIHTLTGKKWLSQLEQVLLQHYRKDTANKLGLTAEQLLQLEQPISIKTEFLDQSYKGKDAPEKMVAIGMLILLFVGLTTVFGYMLTSITAEKQQRVTEQLYAILTPQQWMDGKVLGHSFSALKSMLTSGLIMLVSTIVISVFSKNQFDLSWLDVSVILWLLPFSLLGVVLCASFMGAIAASIDDPNTSGKSAVMMLTWLPMVFTFFVIDSPAGWAMTLLSFFPLTSFAAMPVKMTMVDISWWQPLLSLVLLFASVWWMRRVAGRVFLRGMQLYGKEPSWTEIVRWALSNKTD; encoded by the coding sequence ATGATTTCTCGGCAAAGTTTAGTTGTTGCACGTTGGGAGTTCTTGCGATTTTTCAAATGGAAACAGCAGCTTATCTCTTATTTGTTGATGTTAGGTATCTTTGCTGCTGTGGCATCATGGAGTTATTTCACTGATGAAAGTCGTCAGCAGTATCGCATAGCCGTGCCTGCCGATTTTGCTATTGAAAACACCGAGCAATTTCAGTTTCAGCGCCCTAGCATTGATTTTTCTGCTCAGTTAGAACAAATGCAAGCAGATGATTCTTGGCATGCCATTTTGACAAAGCAAGAAGATAAAGTGAGCATTCATACCTTAACCGGAAAAAAATGGTTAAGTCAGTTAGAGCAAGTGTTGTTGCAGCATTACCGTAAAGATACAGCCAATAAGTTAGGGCTTACAGCCGAGCAACTGCTGCAATTAGAACAGCCGATTAGCATTAAAACCGAATTTTTAGATCAATCTTATAAAGGCAAAGATGCACCTGAAAAAATGGTCGCTATTGGTATGCTGATTTTGCTGTTTGTAGGTTTAACCACCGTATTTGGTTATATGCTTACTAGTATAACGGCAGAAAAGCAGCAGCGGGTTACTGAACAGCTTTATGCCATATTAACACCACAACAATGGATGGATGGCAAGGTGTTAGGCCATAGCTTTAGTGCCTTAAAATCTATGCTGACGTCAGGCTTAATTATGTTAGTAAGCACGATTGTTATTAGCGTCTTTTCTAAAAATCAGTTTGATTTAAGCTGGCTAGATGTCAGTGTCATACTTTGGTTGTTGCCGTTTTCATTATTAGGTGTCGTGCTATGTGCAAGCTTTATGGGCGCTATTGCAGCCTCGATTGATGATCCTAATACCAGCGGTAAAAGTGCGGTGATGATGCTGACTTGGCTACCTATGGTATTTACCTTTTTTGTTATCGACAGCCCTGCAGGTTGGGCCATGACGCTATTGAGCTTTTTTCCTTTAACCTCATTTGCGGCTATGCCTGTAAAAATGACAATGGTAGATATCAGTTGGTGGCAGCCGCTGCTATCCTTAGTATTACTCTTTGCTTCAGTTTGGTGGATGCGTCGTGTTGCGGGGCGAGTATTTCTTCGAGGAATGCAGCTATATGGCAAAGAGCCAAGCTGGACAGAGATAGTGCGCTGGGCGCTTAGTAATAAAACCGATTAA
- a CDS encoding ABC transporter ATP-binding protein, producing MQLIVTAISKAYATVQAVQQVSFQINSGEIFALLGPNGAGKSSIIRMLVGMTQPDSGSIMISYQDQHYDHVPRRLLGYLPEDRGLYADKSIEKNLLYLAQLHGISKSEALNEMEQWLEVFELTDRRHDELKQLSKGNQQKVQLIAAVLHKPALVILDEPFSGLDPVNQEKVVEFLRQLKARGMTVILSAHQMALVEKLADHMLLMAQGQVILAGTLEKIKSQSQEQKQMKVAFSTKVAQEQLEALSAVEQVASINAQQWLLTLNQAVGVSDCLEQLLQVAELTQVEMVTTDLHQLYLAAMAKHQHSGTEGVV from the coding sequence ATGCAGTTAATTGTTACCGCAATTAGTAAGGCTTACGCTACCGTTCAGGCGGTGCAGCAAGTCAGTTTTCAAATTAATAGTGGCGAAATATTTGCATTATTAGGGCCAAATGGCGCCGGTAAGTCATCCATTATTCGCATGTTAGTGGGAATGACCCAGCCTGATAGTGGCAGTATTATGATTAGCTACCAAGATCAGCATTATGATCATGTGCCACGGCGGTTGCTAGGTTATTTACCTGAGGATCGCGGGCTTTATGCGGATAAAAGTATTGAAAAAAATCTGCTGTATTTAGCGCAGCTACATGGCATCTCTAAGTCTGAAGCGCTTAACGAGATGGAGCAATGGCTAGAGGTGTTTGAATTAACCGATCGGCGCCATGATGAATTAAAGCAGCTGTCTAAAGGTAACCAACAAAAAGTGCAATTAATAGCGGCTGTGCTGCATAAGCCTGCACTAGTGATTTTAGATGAGCCTTTTTCCGGTTTAGATCCAGTTAATCAAGAAAAAGTGGTTGAGTTTTTACGCCAACTTAAAGCTCGAGGTATGACGGTTATTTTAAGTGCTCACCAAATGGCATTAGTTGAAAAACTGGCTGATCACATGCTGTTAATGGCGCAAGGCCAAGTTATTTTAGCCGGTACATTAGAGAAGATTAAAAGCCAAAGCCAAGAGCAAAAACAAATGAAAGTCGCCTTTAGTACAAAGGTCGCTCAAGAGCAGCTAGAAGCCTTATCTGCGGTAGAGCAGGTTGCCTCTATTAATGCTCAGCAATGGCTGCTAACCCTAAACCAAGCGGTTGGCGTATCTGACTGCCTAGAGCAGTTATTACAAGTTGCTGAATTAACGCAGGTGGAAATGGTTACGACTGACTTACATCAATTGTATTTAGCTGCCATGGCTAAGCATCAGCACTCTGGAACTGAGGGGGTAGTATGA
- a CDS encoding helix-turn-helix transcriptional regulator → MSIRINLDIELAKNKMSLTELSMQVNVSMTNLSLLKNGKVKAIRFSTLSAICKVLNCQPGDILVYEPES, encoded by the coding sequence ATGTCTATTCGAATTAATCTTGATATAGAGTTAGCTAAAAACAAGATGTCATTAACCGAGCTCTCTATGCAGGTTAATGTATCAATGACTAATTTATCTTTGCTTAAAAATGGCAAGGTAAAAGCGATTCGTTTTAGTACGTTATCGGCGATATGCAAAGTATTGAATTGCCAGCCCGGCGATATCTTAGTGTATGAGCCAGAAAGTTAA
- a CDS encoding MBL fold metallo-hydrolase, with the protein MSLDATLQFVGAAQQVTGSCYLIKHNNKQILLDCGMVQGGDQVREWHSFQFSFKPKDIDIVILSHVHIDHSGLLPLLVARGFNGKVFCTPSSAELLPILLKDSVHLYLKDLEWKNKKAARAGKKIQPAQLTLQDAERVEKLCQPVPYKKRLVPMPGLELEFADAGHILGSAIVQLWLKGHKSMRKLVFSGDLGNPTTVLMYDPAEIGLADVVLMESTYGDRDHKNIENTVQELTDVLAQAHRDGGNVFIPAFALGRTQEILYYLALLHHQGKLPQRLIFLDSPMAIRVTEVYNKYLTRLEQKDLAAIGFKPGMQLQDLLPMLRLTEKVEDSMAINRISQGAIIIAGSGMCNGGRIVHHLKHNLWKNSNHLIFVGFQVNGTLGRRLVNGEKRIKLFGQDIVVKAQIHTLGGFSAHAGQSELLAWAKAIGGQPQFYLVHGEIEAQQALQVKLEELGISAEIPAKGDVITL; encoded by the coding sequence ATGTCGCTAGATGCAACATTGCAGTTTGTTGGGGCAGCTCAGCAAGTTACCGGCTCTTGTTATCTTATCAAACATAACAATAAACAGATTTTACTCGATTGCGGCATGGTACAAGGCGGCGATCAGGTGCGGGAGTGGCATAGTTTTCAGTTTAGTTTTAAGCCCAAAGATATTGATATTGTTATCCTATCTCATGTGCACATCGACCATAGCGGTCTGTTACCTTTATTGGTTGCCCGTGGTTTTAATGGCAAAGTTTTCTGTACGCCTAGTTCGGCAGAGTTATTGCCTATTTTATTAAAAGATTCGGTCCATTTATATTTAAAAGATTTGGAGTGGAAAAATAAAAAGGCAGCAAGAGCAGGCAAGAAAATTCAACCAGCTCAATTAACGCTACAAGATGCTGAACGAGTTGAGAAGCTTTGCCAACCGGTTCCTTATAAAAAACGGCTAGTTCCTATGCCCGGTTTAGAGCTAGAATTTGCCGATGCCGGGCATATCTTAGGCTCGGCAATAGTACAACTATGGCTAAAAGGTCATAAGAGTATGCGTAAACTCGTATTTTCAGGCGACTTAGGTAACCCAACCACAGTATTAATGTACGATCCTGCTGAAATAGGTCTGGCCGATGTAGTCTTAATGGAAAGCACTTATGGTGATCGTGATCATAAGAATATTGAAAATACAGTCCAAGAATTGACCGACGTTTTAGCACAAGCCCATCGTGATGGTGGCAATGTGTTTATTCCTGCTTTTGCTTTAGGCCGCACCCAAGAAATATTATATTATTTAGCACTTTTACATCATCAAGGTAAATTGCCGCAGCGACTTATCTTTTTAGATAGCCCTATGGCTATTAGAGTGACAGAAGTTTACAACAAATATTTAACTCGGTTAGAGCAGAAAGATTTAGCCGCTATAGGCTTTAAACCAGGTATGCAGTTACAAGACTTACTGCCTATGCTGCGCCTGACTGAAAAAGTTGAGGATTCAATGGCAATTAATCGGATTAGCCAAGGCGCCATTATTATTGCTGGCAGTGGTATGTGTAATGGCGGTCGAATTGTTCATCACTTAAAGCATAATTTGTGGAAAAACTCGAATCACCTAATATTTGTTGGTTTTCAGGTTAATGGCACCTTAGGGCGACGACTAGTAAATGGTGAGAAGCGTATCAAGCTATTTGGTCAAGATATTGTAGTTAAAGCACAAATACACACTTTAGGTGGCTTTTCAGCTCATGCTGGGCAGTCTGAATTATTAGCATGGGCCAAAGCCATTGGTGGCCAACCACAGTTTTATTTAGTCCATGGTGAAATTGAAGCCCAACAAGCATTACAAGTTAAGTTAGAGGAGTTAGGAATATCAGCTGAGATCCCTGCTAAGGGTGATGTTATTACCTTATAG
- a CDS encoding glycosyltransferase family 4 protein, producing the protein MLNIYIIYRAMFDAKGNMHTIGGIENYLLNLCAIFNSQGWHCHIVQPAKKAFSLTQHNFTLHGVTTGLYRGNLKKYALANWVRKQIDCENSNQNRNNSIVIFATDSYSVKMVNYNSLAIQHGVSWDKPTNSTQSLSQYFFSSIKQYKYLSYIKADSRLVCVDHNFVNWYRTWFNTAGQDIKVIYNFYDNKISEAEFAEKWSDTKSITNIIIARRFVDYRGIKLIAPIIKQLLPKYNIQVSFAGDGPLKPYLTEMFSQQPQVKLIEYGVDDSFNVHKSQHIAIIPTLGSEGTSLSMIEAMAAGCLVISSNVGGLSNIIIDGCNGRLLMPSSQQFSQALTASLNNPEQSKAMAYNGLKSIEHSCSKENWTRQWLDTIKTLSETSL; encoded by the coding sequence ATGCTTAATATATATATAATTTATCGTGCTATGTTTGACGCTAAAGGTAACATGCACACCATTGGCGGTATTGAAAACTACCTATTAAATTTATGCGCTATCTTTAACAGCCAAGGCTGGCATTGTCATATTGTTCAGCCAGCTAAAAAAGCATTTTCACTAACTCAACATAACTTTACATTACACGGTGTTACTACTGGTTTATATCGAGGTAATTTAAAAAAATATGCATTAGCAAACTGGGTCCGAAAGCAGATTGATTGTGAAAACAGTAATCAAAATCGTAATAACTCTATTGTAATATTTGCTACCGACTCTTACTCAGTGAAAATGGTTAACTATAACAGTTTAGCTATTCAGCATGGCGTGTCTTGGGATAAGCCAACTAATTCAACACAATCTTTATCGCAATATTTTTTCTCGTCAATTAAACAGTATAAGTACTTATCATATATTAAAGCAGATAGTCGTTTAGTTTGTGTTGATCATAATTTTGTAAATTGGTATCGCACTTGGTTTAATACTGCAGGGCAAGATATAAAGGTTATTTATAATTTTTATGATAACAAAATTAGCGAAGCTGAGTTTGCAGAAAAATGGTCTGATACTAAGTCTATTACCAATATTATTATTGCTCGGCGCTTTGTTGACTATCGCGGTATTAAATTGATAGCCCCTATTATTAAGCAGCTATTACCTAAGTACAATATTCAAGTAAGTTTTGCTGGTGACGGGCCTTTAAAACCGTATTTGACTGAAATGTTTTCCCAGCAACCGCAGGTTAAACTTATCGAGTATGGTGTTGATGACAGTTTTAACGTCCATAAAAGCCAGCATATCGCTATTATTCCAACTTTAGGCTCTGAAGGTACTTCGCTGTCAATGATAGAAGCTATGGCAGCAGGTTGCCTAGTTATAAGTAGTAATGTCGGCGGTTTATCTAATATTATTATTGATGGCTGTAATGGTCGACTATTAATGCCAAGTAGCCAGCAATTTAGCCAAGCGCTAACTGCTAGTTTAAATAACCCTGAGCAAAGTAAAGCCATGGCTTATAACGGCTTAAAATCTATTGAACATTCTTGCTCAAAAGAAAACTGGACAAGGCAGTGGCTTGATACTATAAAAACATTGTCTGAAACTAGTTTATAA
- a CDS encoding DNA-3-methyladenine glycosylase I codes for MTINSVRPTRCAWLDCTKADYVKYHDEEWAVPVYDDHKLFEFIILESAQAGLNWYTILKRRDGYRKAFANFDVNQVAQFNAAKVEQLMQNDTIIRHRAKIKAAINNAQAFIAIQQQFGSFSQYIWDFVGNKPIMNQVDDTTVAPATSALSDKISADLKQRGFTFFGSTICYAYLQACGLINSHSKQCFLHHSLNRINNG; via the coding sequence ATGACGATAAATTCTGTTCGCCCTACACGTTGCGCATGGTTAGATTGCACTAAAGCCGATTACGTTAAGTACCATGATGAAGAATGGGCAGTACCGGTTTATGATGATCACAAGCTGTTTGAATTTATTATACTAGAGTCTGCCCAAGCCGGCTTAAACTGGTACACCATATTAAAAAGACGTGATGGTTATAGGAAGGCTTTCGCTAATTTTGATGTGAATCAAGTTGCCCAATTTAATGCCGCTAAAGTTGAACAGCTAATGCAAAATGACACTATTATTCGCCACAGAGCAAAAATAAAAGCCGCTATCAATAATGCGCAAGCTTTTATTGCCATTCAACAGCAGTTTGGCAGTTTTAGCCAGTACATTTGGGATTTTGTTGGTAATAAACCAATAATGAATCAGGTTGATGACACAACAGTAGCCCCTGCGACCTCTGCCCTATCAGATAAAATAAGTGCCGACTTAAAGCAGCGCGGCTTTACCTTTTTTGGCTCTACTATTTGCTACGCTTACTTACAAGCCTGCGGTTTAATTAATAGCCATAGTAAGCAATGCTTTTTGCATCATAGTCTTAACAGAATAAACAATGGCTAA
- the secF gene encoding protein translocase subunit SecF, with protein sequence MQVFNFSQPLNFMGYKGVAVSLSAVLIIAALLCIAIKGVNWGLDFTGGTVIEVNFQQAADLPQVRQTLSQAGYTDAIVQLFGTSRDVLIRIPLQLDKEQAEVGQAILAALNVDGAAQVEMRRIEFVGPSVGDELKNEGGLAMLIALLGILAYVAMRFEWRLSVGAVVALIHDVILTVGLFSWLQIEFDLTVLAAILALIGYSINDTIVVFDRIREQFRKLRDTSPAEVINDAITSTLNRTVITSLTTALVLVVLYFKGGALIHGFATALLFGIAVGTYSSIYIASAIAYILGISREDMLPPAIPSDEVDNDGAVL encoded by the coding sequence ATGCAAGTATTTAATTTTTCTCAACCATTAAATTTTATGGGTTATAAAGGGGTTGCCGTATCGTTATCGGCAGTATTAATAATAGCGGCATTATTATGTATTGCTATAAAAGGGGTAAATTGGGGTTTAGATTTTACCGGTGGTACTGTTATTGAAGTGAATTTTCAGCAAGCAGCCGATTTGCCGCAAGTTAGGCAAACATTGAGTCAGGCTGGCTATACGGATGCTATAGTGCAGCTATTTGGCACTAGCCGCGATGTGCTAATCCGTATTCCACTACAGCTAGATAAAGAGCAAGCAGAAGTTGGCCAAGCTATCTTAGCTGCGCTTAATGTAGATGGTGCAGCGCAAGTAGAAATGCGCCGGATTGAGTTTGTTGGCCCCAGTGTGGGTGATGAGCTAAAAAATGAAGGCGGCTTAGCCATGTTGATCGCGCTATTAGGTATTTTAGCTTATGTTGCTATGCGCTTTGAATGGCGGCTATCAGTAGGCGCAGTTGTAGCATTAATACACGATGTGATTTTAACAGTGGGTCTGTTCTCATGGTTACAAATAGAGTTCGATTTAACGGTTTTAGCGGCAATATTAGCTTTAATCGGCTATTCAATAAATGACACTATAGTGGTGTTTGATCGTATTAGAGAGCAGTTTCGTAAGTTACGTGATACCAGTCCTGCAGAAGTGATTAACGATGCCATAACTTCTACCTTAAATCGAACTGTAATAACGTCGTTAACAACGGCTTTAGTATTAGTGGTTTTATACTTTAAAGGCGGTGCTTTAATTCATGGTTTTGCCACCGCGCTTTTATTTGGCATTGCGGTAGGTACTTATTCTTCAATTTATATTGCCAGTGCTATAGCTTATATATTGGGTATAAGTCGTGAAGACATGTTGCCGCCGGCGATACCTAGTGATGAAGTAGATAATGATGGTGCTGTATTATAG